AAAATTCATTGTAACGATAAAACTTCCATCCTGATTTTCTACAATATCACGTTCGGAAAACTCATCAAGAACTCGATATGCCGCTTCTTTTTCAACCCTCATTAGAATTTTGATTGCTCGACTAATACATTTATTATCAGGGTAAATACTTAAATCTATGTTTCTATTAGTGAACTTAACATCTTCGATTGACACATTTCTCATTCTGCTAAACCTAAAAATTCTTAATTCCTTTTTCTTAAGACAATATGCTTTTAGATACCAATTCTTTTCTTTAAACCAAAGTTTATAGGGTTCAACGGTTCTTTTACTTCGTTTATTTAGAGATGATAAATAATCAAACGAAAGTAGCCTCTTCGAGATAATTGCTTGTTTCGATTTCTCAAACTGATCTTTAATTAAACTTCCCCAATTATCAAAATCAATTTCATAAAATCCTTGATTCTTATCCCCCAAAAATACGGATAGTTTAGAGAGCGTATCATCTACAGACGATTCATCAATAGCGTTTAAACTCTGTAGAGCGGACAGTATATTAATTTTTTCTTCTTCCGTCAGTAGTGTTTTATTGAGAACATAGTCAGGTAACAGTGATATTCCACCATTTTTACCTTTGCTCATATAGATCGGTATGCCAGCAGCTGAAAGATCTTCTACATCTCGATAGATAGTTCTAGTAGATACTTCAAATCGATCAGCCAATTCTCTAGCTGTGATTCTATCCTTATCAAGAAGCAAATATACTATTTCAAAAAGTCTGTTTATCTTCATCGACCCACCCCCAATAATAGTATATCACTTAATAGGACAAATGGATGTCATATTAAATCAAGGGATAACTGATGTACTCATTAGAATCCTCTTAGAACTTCCAAAAAACTCAAACTGCCACACCAGTTTTCTATAATTTCAAGCTGTCTCTTATTTGTTTTTTATCTTCCACTGAACATTTTTGCTAGAAGAGGTTTTTTTATGGCTATTGCGCGGTAAGGGCAAACTTCGTGACAGCAAAAACAGCTGATACATTTTTCCGTTTCATAGATAGGATATCCCGATGTATTCATAGTTATTATTTTAGCCGGACAAATGTCTTCGCATTTCTTGCATTTTACACATTTATTGTGTATGAAAACCGGTCTATATTTCATGTTTTTAATTATTAACTTTTTGATGAGTCCAGGGACCCAATTTGGCATAAAGCTAATGTCTATGGAATCAGGAAGTTTATAGGCTTTTACTTCATCCTTATCTACATCTGTTATTACCTCATAGTCTCCTATTAATCCTCTAAGTCTTGAATTAATCAGAGTCGGTATTAGTTTTTCTTCTATTCCCACCAAGTTTGATGCATATGCATCAAGGGCAAAAGGAGATTTAGATCCGAAGATTATCCCTGTTTTGACTACATCTCCTCCCGACGGTCCATTGCCTTCCATGCCTTCTATTCCATCTATAATGGAGAATACAGGATTTATATATTCACAAATATCTACAATATGACTTCCGAATAGTGATTTTTCGCTGAGTTTAAAATGATGGTTTGCCTTTATAAGTCCGGGAATCGCTCCATATAGATTTTTTACTGCACCTGTATATGTCATCATTCCATGTGTTTTGAGTTTTGCAACATTTATTACATAGTCAGCATCGAGTACTGCGTTTAATAGTTCAAATTTTTTTAATGTACTGGATCTTTCTAAGTTAACTTCTCTTGAACTGAAGTCATAGTTTAATTCTG
The sequence above is a segment of the Peptoniphilaceae bacterium AMB_02 genome. Coding sequences within it:
- a CDS encoding YafY family protein, whose translation is MKINRLFEIVYLLLDKDRITARELADRFEVSTRTIYRDVEDLSAAGIPIYMSKGKNGGISLLPDYVLNKTLLTEEEKINILSALQSLNAIDESSVDDTLSKLSVFLGDKNQGFYEIDFDNWGSLIKDQFEKSKQAIISKRLLSFDYLSSLNKRSKRTVEPYKLWFKEKNWYLKAYCLKKKELRIFRFSRMRNVSIEDVKFTNRNIDLSIYPDNKCISRAIKILMRVEKEAAYRVLDEFSERDIVENQDGSFIVTMNFLEDEWVYSYILSFGSFATVIEPLSIKNIIRQRLEDSIKNYL
- a CDS encoding DUF362 domain-containing protein, translating into MSLNSVFAFKCQEYDDSVRIVLERILDESGLKRELIPGKTVLLKVNLLMGKDPKYAVTTNPVIVHELILLLEELGMKVIVADSPGGPLNEAYMRSVYNACKMNEAVEGTGAELNYDFSSREVNLERSSTLKKFELLNAVLDADYVINVAKLKTHGMMTYTGAVKNLYGAIPGLIKANHHFKLSEKSLFGSHIVDICEYINPVFSIIDGIEGMEGNGPSGGDVVKTGIIFGSKSPFALDAYASNLVGIEEKLIPTLINSRLRGLIGDYEVITDVDKDEVKAYKLPDSIDISFMPNWVPGLIKKLIIKNMKYRPVFIHNKCVKCKKCEDICPAKIITMNTSGYPIYETEKCISCFCCHEVCPYRAIAIKKPLLAKMFSGR